The following proteins are encoded in a genomic region of Oncorhynchus tshawytscha isolate Ot180627B unplaced genomic scaffold, Otsh_v2.0 Un_contig_3062_pilon_pilon, whole genome shotgun sequence:
- the hdc gene encoding histidine decarboxylase, translating to MQAEEYNRRGKEMVDYITRYLTTIRERKVTPGPEVKPGYMRELLPDSAPTDPEDWDCIFRDIEKVIMPGVVHWQSPYMHAYYPALTSWPSMLGDMLADAINNIGFTWASSPACTELEMNVMDWLCKALGLPTFFLHHHPDSTGGGILQSTVSESSLVALLASRKHRIQQLKRTDPADRDLDDSVVNSRLVAYASDQAHSSVEKAGLISLVKIRFLPPDDHFSLRGDTLKQAIQEDRRRGLVPVMLCATLGTTGVCAFDDLSELGPVCAEEGLWLHVDAAYAGSAFLCPELRGPLGGIEYADSFAFNPSKWMMVHFDCTAFWVKDKCKLQQTFSVDPVYLRHENSDQATDFMHWQIPLSRRFRSLKLWFVMRCFGLKNLQGHIRHGVEMAKLLESLVRCDPNFDLPADRHLGLVVFCLKEGNALT from the exons ATGCAGGCAGAGGAATACAATCGTAGAG GTAAGGAGATGGTGGATTACATCACTAGGTACCTGACCACcatcagagagaggaaggtgaCCCCAGGCCCAGAGGTGAAGCCTGGCTATATGAGAGAGCTGCTGCCAGACAGCGCCCCCACTGACCCGGAGGACTGGGACTGTATCTTCAGGGACATAGAGAAGGTCATCATGCCTGGG gtgGTCCACTGGCAGAGCCCCTACATGCATGCGTACTATCCAGCCCTGACCTCCTGGCCCTCCATGTTAGGAGACATGTTGGCTGACGCCATCAACAACATCGGATTCACCTGG GCCTCCAGCCCGGCCTGTACAGAGCTGGAGATGAACGTGATGGACTGGTTGTGTAAAGCTCTTGGTCTCCCCACCTTCTTCCTCCATCACCACCCAGACAGCACCGGGGGAGGAATACTGCAG AGCACAGTGAGTGAGAGTAGTCTGGTAGCTCTGCTAGCTTCCAGGAAGCACAGGATCCAACAGCTGAAGAGGACAGatccagcagacagagacctggaCGACTCAGTGGTCAACTCCAGACTGGTGGCCTACGCATCAGACCAG GCTCACTCCTCAGTGGAGAAGGCAGGTCTGATCTCCCTGGTGAAGATCAGGTTCCTCCCTCCAGACGACCACTTCTCCCTGAGAGGAGACACTCTGAAACAGGCCAtccaggaggacaggaggagaggactggtACCTGTCATG cTGTGTGCCACTCTGGGGACCACGGGGGTGTGTGCCTTCGACGACCTGTCAGAGCTGGGACCAGTGT GTGCAGAGGAAGGTCTGTGGCTGCATGTGGATGCAGCGTACGCAGGCTCAGCGTTTCTCTGCCCTGAGCTGAGAGGACCTCTGGGGGGTATAGAGTACGCTGACTCCTTCGCGTTCAACCCCTCCAAATGGATGATGGTCCACTTCGACTGCACTGCCTTctg GGTGAAGGACAAGTGCAAGCTCCAACAAACCTTCAGTGTCGACCCTGTCTACCTCAGACACGAAAACTCAGACCAAGCCACCGACTTCATG cattGGCAGATCCCCCTGAGTCGACGGTTCCGCTCTCTGAAGCTGTGGTTTGTGATGCGCTGCTTCGGTCTGAAGAACCTTCAGGGACACATCAGACAC GGTGTAGAGATGGCTAAGCTACTGGAGTCCCTGGTTAGATGTGACCCTAACTTTGACTTGCCTGCTGATAGACACCTTGGCTTGGTGGTGTTCTGTCTCAAG